The following proteins come from a genomic window of Malus domestica chromosome 02, GDT2T_hap1:
- the LOC103450838 gene encoding PHD finger protein ALFIN-LIKE 4: MVSYVSALLYGVGGLVVAGMTLLVALQERLVYVPVLPGLTKSYPITPARLRLTYEDVWLQSSDGVRLHAWFIKLFPLCRGPTLLFFQENAGNIAHRLEMVRIMLQQLQCNVFMLSYRGYGASEGYPSQHGIIKDAQVALDHLSQRTDIDTSRIVVFGRSLGGAVGTVVAKNNPDKVAALILENTFTSILDLVGVLFPFLKWFIGGSGSKGPKVLNFLVRSPWSTIDVIGEVKQPILFLSGLQDEMIPPSHLQMLYAKAAAHNKRCVFVEFPTGMHMDTWLAGGDEYWRTVQEFLQQHVPAKKDDGSSHSDSAAAIGSSL, encoded by the exons ATGGTGTCGTACGTGAGCGCGCTGCTGTACGGAGTGGGAGGCCTGGTGGTGGCCGGCATGACATTGCTCGTCGCTCTCCAGGAGCGCCTCGTCTACGTCCCCGTCTTGCCGGGTCTCACCAAGTCCTACCCGATTACCCCCGCCCGCCTCCGCCTCACATACGAGGACGTCTGGCTCCAGTCCTCCGACGGCGTTCGCCTCCACGCTTGGTTCATCAAGCTCTTCCCTCTCTGCCGAG GTCCAACCCTATTGTTTTTCCAAGAAAATGCTGGAA ATATTGCTCATCGTCTTGAAATGGTCCGCATAATGTTACAACAACTGCAATGCAACGTGTTTATGCTTTCATATCGAGG TTATGGAGCAAGTGAAGGATATCCTTCTCAGCACGGGATCATAAAAGATGCTCAG GTTGCATTGGATCACCTATCGCAGAGGACTGACATTGACACATCTAGAATAGTTGTCTTTGGAAGGTCACTTGGGGGTGCAGTTGGAACTGTGGTTGCTAAAAACAACCCTGATAAG GTTGCTGCACTGATACTGGAAAACACTTTCACATCTATTTTGGACTTGGTTGGAGTTTTATTTCCTTTCTTGAAGTGGTTCATTGGAGGCAGTGGTTCAAAAGGTCCTAAAGTACTCAATTTTCTCGTACGTTCTCCTTGGAGTACAATTGATGTCATTGGTGAG GTTAAGCAGCCAATCCTCTTTCTTTCCGGCTTGCAAGATGAGATGATTCCTCCATCCCATTTGCAAATGCTGTATGCCAAAGCAGCTGCCCATAATAAGCGGTGTGTTTTTGTGGAATTTCCCACTGGCATGCATATGGATACTTGGCTTGCTGGTGGTGACGAGTATTGGAGAACGGTCCAGGAGTTTCTTCAACAACATGTTCCAGCGAAAAAAGATGATGGATCCTCTCACAGTGATAGCG CTGCAGCAATTGGAAGCTCGCTTTGA
- the LOC103450838 gene encoding PHD finger protein ALFIN-LIKE 4 isoform X1 — translation MVSYVSALLYGVGGLVVAGMTLLVALQERLVYVPVLPGLTKSYPITPARLRLTYEDVWLQSSDGVRLHAWFIKLFPLCRGPTLLFFQENAGNIAHRLEMVRIMLQQLQCNVFMLSYRGYGASEGYPSQHGIIKDAQVALDHLSQRTDIDTSRIVVFGRSLGGAVGTVVAKNNPDKVAALILENTFTSILDLVGVLFPFLKWFIGGSGSKGPKVLNFLVRSPWSTIDVIGEVKQPILFLSGLQDEMIPPSHLQMLYAKAAAHNKRCVFVEFPTGMHMDTWLAGGDEYWRTVQEFLQQHVPAKKDDGSSHSDSAIGSSL, via the exons ATGGTGTCGTACGTGAGCGCGCTGCTGTACGGAGTGGGAGGCCTGGTGGTGGCCGGCATGACATTGCTCGTCGCTCTCCAGGAGCGCCTCGTCTACGTCCCCGTCTTGCCGGGTCTCACCAAGTCCTACCCGATTACCCCCGCCCGCCTCCGCCTCACATACGAGGACGTCTGGCTCCAGTCCTCCGACGGCGTTCGCCTCCACGCTTGGTTCATCAAGCTCTTCCCTCTCTGCCGAG GTCCAACCCTATTGTTTTTCCAAGAAAATGCTGGAA ATATTGCTCATCGTCTTGAAATGGTCCGCATAATGTTACAACAACTGCAATGCAACGTGTTTATGCTTTCATATCGAGG TTATGGAGCAAGTGAAGGATATCCTTCTCAGCACGGGATCATAAAAGATGCTCAG GTTGCATTGGATCACCTATCGCAGAGGACTGACATTGACACATCTAGAATAGTTGTCTTTGGAAGGTCACTTGGGGGTGCAGTTGGAACTGTGGTTGCTAAAAACAACCCTGATAAG GTTGCTGCACTGATACTGGAAAACACTTTCACATCTATTTTGGACTTGGTTGGAGTTTTATTTCCTTTCTTGAAGTGGTTCATTGGAGGCAGTGGTTCAAAAGGTCCTAAAGTACTCAATTTTCTCGTACGTTCTCCTTGGAGTACAATTGATGTCATTGGTGAG GTTAAGCAGCCAATCCTCTTTCTTTCCGGCTTGCAAGATGAGATGATTCCTCCATCCCATTTGCAAATGCTGTATGCCAAAGCAGCTGCCCATAATAAGCGGTGTGTTTTTGTGGAATTTCCCACTGGCATGCATATGGATACTTGGCTTGCTGGTGGTGACGAGTATTGGAGAACGGTCCAGGAGTTTCTTCAACAACATGTTCCAGCGAAAAAAGATGATGGATCCTCTCACAGTGATAGCG CAATTGGAAGCTCGCTTTGA
- the LOC103450838 gene encoding PHD finger protein ALFIN-LIKE 4 isoform X2: MVSYVSALLYGVGGLVVAGMTLLVALQERLVYVPVLPGLTKSYPITPARLRLTYEDVWLQSSDGVRLHAWFIKLFPLCRGPTLLFFQENAGNIAHRLEMVRIMLQQLQCNVFMLSYRGYGASEGYPSQHGIIKDAQVALDHLSQRTDIDTSRIVVFGRSLGGAVGTVVAKNNPDKVAALILENTFTSILDLVGVLFPFLKWFIGGSGSKGPKVLNFLVRSPWSTIDVIGEVKQPILFLSGLQDEMIPPSHLQMLYAKAAAHNKRCVFVEFPTGMHMDTWLAGGDEYWRTVQEFLQQHVPAKKDDGSSHSDSDVGAK, translated from the exons ATGGTGTCGTACGTGAGCGCGCTGCTGTACGGAGTGGGAGGCCTGGTGGTGGCCGGCATGACATTGCTCGTCGCTCTCCAGGAGCGCCTCGTCTACGTCCCCGTCTTGCCGGGTCTCACCAAGTCCTACCCGATTACCCCCGCCCGCCTCCGCCTCACATACGAGGACGTCTGGCTCCAGTCCTCCGACGGCGTTCGCCTCCACGCTTGGTTCATCAAGCTCTTCCCTCTCTGCCGAG GTCCAACCCTATTGTTTTTCCAAGAAAATGCTGGAA ATATTGCTCATCGTCTTGAAATGGTCCGCATAATGTTACAACAACTGCAATGCAACGTGTTTATGCTTTCATATCGAGG TTATGGAGCAAGTGAAGGATATCCTTCTCAGCACGGGATCATAAAAGATGCTCAG GTTGCATTGGATCACCTATCGCAGAGGACTGACATTGACACATCTAGAATAGTTGTCTTTGGAAGGTCACTTGGGGGTGCAGTTGGAACTGTGGTTGCTAAAAACAACCCTGATAAG GTTGCTGCACTGATACTGGAAAACACTTTCACATCTATTTTGGACTTGGTTGGAGTTTTATTTCCTTTCTTGAAGTGGTTCATTGGAGGCAGTGGTTCAAAAGGTCCTAAAGTACTCAATTTTCTCGTACGTTCTCCTTGGAGTACAATTGATGTCATTGGTGAG GTTAAGCAGCCAATCCTCTTTCTTTCCGGCTTGCAAGATGAGATGATTCCTCCATCCCATTTGCAAATGCTGTATGCCAAAGCAGCTGCCCATAATAAGCGGTGTGTTTTTGTGGAATTTCCCACTGGCATGCATATGGATACTTGGCTTGCTGGTGGTGACGAGTATTGGAGAACGGTCCAGGAGTTTCTTCAACAACATGTTCCAGCGAAAAAAGATGATGGATCCTCTCACAGTGATAGCG ATGTGGGGGCAAAATGA
- the LOC103406823 gene encoding nuclear transcription factor Y subunit A-3-like — MPLYTNSMSWNPSEQQVPQPLSKDVSFKVKFPPQVHHGSKHLGLQLQTDQGSSSITQSIGHSQDQCNSSDSGEVQTCGKDAEGNMKPVFLQSNQDFMLNPSQVSHGNLMGCVPYPYVDPYFSGFLTAYGPQAMSHMLGMAPTRVPLPLDLAQDGPIYVNAKQYHGILRRRQSRAKLEARNKLLKARKPYLHESRHLHAVNRVRGTGGRFLSTKRQSDQNPSSITHHVSDSISSHQKDTGGTESNHSGSSDFLPSVALHPDMTSVSNTNDNFQQPDRRFSGIPPHMSGAMQFPGGFMRAGNQHCASVVR, encoded by the exons ATGCCCCTTTATACAAATTCCATGTCGTGGAATCCAAGTGAACAACAAGTTCCACAACCTTTATCCAAAGATGTAAGCTTCAAAGTGAAATTTCCGCCACAGGTTCATCATGGCTCAAAGCATTTAGGACTCCAACTACAAACAGACCAGGGATCATCATCCATAACCCAATCAATCGGTCACTCTCAAGATCAATGCAACTCATCAGATTCTG GCGAAGTTCAAACATGTGGTAAGGATGCTGAAGGCAACATGAAGCCAGTTTTCTTGCAGAGTAATCAAGATTTCATGCTGAATCCTTCTCAAGTTAGTCACGGAAATTTAATG GGTTGCGTGCCGTATCCTTATGTCGACCCTTACTTCAGCGGGTTCTTGACTGCATATGGACCACAGGCGATG TCCCATATGCTTGGGATGGCACCTACACGAGTTCCATTGCCTCTCGATCTGGCACAAGACGGACCCATCTATGTCAATGCAAAACAATACCACGGAATCCTCAGAAGGAGACAGTCCCGTGCAAAGTTGGAGGCTCGTAACAAACTTCTCAAAGCTCGAAAG CCTTATCTCCATGAGTCTCGCCATCTTCATGCCGTGAATAGGGTAAGGGGCACTGGTGGACGTTTTCTCAGCACAAAACGGCAGTCAGACCAGAACCCCTCCAGTATCACCCACCATGTTTCGGACTCCATCAGCTCACATCAGAAAGATACAGGGGGCACAGAAAGTAATCACTCGGGAAGCAGTGATTTCCTCCCTAGTGTTGCACTCCACCCAGACATGACTAGCGTTTCCAACACCAATGACAACTTTCAGCAACCAGATCGCAGATTCTCAGGCATCCCTCCCCACATGAGTGGAGCAATGCAGTTCCCTGGCGGGTTTATGCGTGCTGGAAACCAGCACTGTGCTTCTGTTGTCCGGTGA
- the LOC114823746 gene encoding F-box protein At5g49610-like: MASSSPTLPSDVIRSEILTRISPETLGSCRLVSKEWYHAAYDSFKLFCEKTNTTYGFFLQSKFYPNRVCTFLPVEDNNIDNSKTISLRFLHFPYSIEAADRGLLVGVSHKNHKIPRYFVCAPTTQYWKQIPNPKTRYFTRGTAIAVLRSSSNSNPVLSSWFKIIRLSEPETNPSFDNHYISEVFDSNTWSWKQLNDLILPHGVLLGTNSPVSACCALYWHLTNNQILAFYQDKETWETFALPHPMCNNVHWKYSLTAYQGRLALVRKEGGDEFTEYWIMEDHREKIWSERKRLSTRGTSVIAFCDSDVALMKEYGKMIFYNFKECRVSKLVELESWHEPDYIFSFPATKNPGNIADHVTHNLAWGWCFKFILLLFVITLFWFWLLDI; encoded by the coding sequence ATGGCTTCTTCTTCACCAACTCTCCCTTCCGACGTTATACGTTCCGAGATTTTAACCCGAATATCCCCGGAAACCCTAGGCAGTTGCAGACTTGTCTCGAAGGAATGGTACCATGCCGCCTATGACTCCTTCAAACTATTTTGTGAGAAAACCAACACAACATATGGCTTCTTCCTTCAGAGCAAGTTCTACCCAAACCGTGTTTGCACCTTCTTACCAGTGGAAGATAACAACATCGACAACTCCAAAACTATTTCGCTTAGGTTCTTACATTTTCCCTACAGTATTGAAGCCGCCGATCGAGGTTTACTCGTCGGCGTGAGCCATAAAAACCATAAGATTCCTCGCTACTTTGTTTGCGCTCCTACTACTCAATACTGGAAACAAATACCAAACCCTAAGACTAGGTATTTTACTCGGGGCACTGCTATTGCCGTGTTGAGGTCGAGTTCGAATTCGAACCCAGTTTTGAGCAGCTGGTTTAAGATTATTCGATTATCGGAGCCCGAGACCAACCCCTCATTTGACAACCACTATATAAGCGAAGTCTTTGATTCAAACACTTGGTCTTGGAAGCAGCTGAACGATTTGATTTTACCTCACGGGGTTTTATTGGGCACCAATTCACCTGTTTCAGCGTGCTGCGCGCTTTACTGGCATCTTACCAACAACCAAATACTGGCTTTCTATCAAGACAAGGAAACCTGGGAAACCTTCGCGCTACCACACCCTATGTGCAACAACGTGCATTGGAAGTACAGTTTAACCGCTTACCAAGGCCGTCTCGCGTTGGTTCGCAAAGAAGGAGGTGATGAGTTCACGGAATACTGGATAATGGAAGACCACCGAGAAAAAATATGGAGTGAGAGGAAGAGACTAAGCACCCGAGGGACTTCTGTTATAGCATTCTGCGACAGTGACGTTGCGCTCATGAAGGAATATGGGAAGATgatattttacaattttaaaGAGTGCAGAGTATCCAAGCTAGTGGAACTAGAGAGCTGGCATGAGCCGGACTACATTTTCAGTTTTCCGGCCACAAAAAATCCGGGAAATATTGCCGATCATGTCACTCACAACTTAGCTTGGGGCTGGTGTTTCAAGTTCATCCTTTTGTTGTTTGTCATtactttgttttggttttggttattAGACATTTAA
- the LOC103450792 gene encoding phospholipid:diacylglycerol acyltransferase 1, whose translation MSFLRRRKGKAASDSEPPSPPIGDDSQTEKEPQTQKEEQQQKHTHKKNGGEKQQRWSCVDSCCWFIGFICSIWWFLLFLYNAMPASFPQYVTEAITGPMTDPPGVKLRKEGLTVKHPVVFVPGIVTGGLELWEGHGCADGLFRKRLWGGTFGEVYKRPLCWVEHMSLDNETGLDPPGIRVRPVSGLVAADYFAPGYFVWAVLIANLARIGYEEKTMYMASYDWRLSFQNTEVRDQTLSRIKSNIELMVATNGGNKVVVIPHSMGVLYFLHFMKWVEAPGPMGGGGGSDWCAKHIKAVMNIGGPFLGVPKAIAGIFSMEARDIAVARAFAPGVLDKDVFGLQTLQHMMRMTRTWDATMSMIPKGGDTIWGGLDWSPEGYCNCSAKKVKNNDTISAVEKRVNYGRIVSFGKDVAEADSSKIEMIDFRDAVKGNFLANATQCDVWTEYHEMGVGGVKAVADYKVYTAGSILDLFHFVAPKLMARGDNHFSYGIADNLDDPKYEHYKYWSNPLETKLPNAPDMEIYSMYGVGIPTERAYVYKLTPSAECYIPFQIDTSAEGGSEDPCLKGGIYSTDGDETVPVLSAGFMCAKGWRGKTRFNPAGIPSYIREYDHAPPANLLEGRGTQSGAHVDIMGNFALIEDVLRVAAGATGEELGGDKVHSDIFKWSERINLDL comes from the exons ATGTCGTTTCTTAGACGGAGGAAGGGAAAAGCCGCTTCCGACTCGGAGCCGCCGTCTCCGCCGATTGGCGACGACAGCCAGACAGAAAAGGAACCCCAAACGCAGAAGGAGGAGCagcagcaaaagcacactcacAAGAAAAATGGCGGGGAAAAGCAGCAGAGGTGGTCGTGCGTCGACAGCTGCTGCTGGTTCATTGGGTTCATATGCTCGATCTGGTGGTTCCTGCTCTTCCTCTACAACGCAATGCCCGCCTCGTTTCCGCAGTACGTGACGGAGGCGATAACGGGGCCGATGACGGACCCGCCGGGGGTGAAATTGAGGAAGGAGGGGCTCACGGTGAAGCACCCGGTGGTGTTTGTGCCCGGGATTGTCACGGGCGGGCTCGAACTGTGGGAAGGGCATGGTTGTGCAGATGGGTTGTTCAGGAAGCGGCTGTGGGGCGGCACATTTGGTGAAGTGTATAAAAG ACCGTTGTGCTGGGTTGAGCACATGTCTCTGGATAATGAGACTGGACTGGACCCTCCAGGTATACGGGTCAGGCCTGTTTCTGGCCTTGTGGCAGCTGATTACTTTGCACCAGGTTATTTCgtctgggcagttttgattgCAAATTTGGCTCGCATTGGATATGAAGAGAAAACAATGTATATGGCGTCATATGATTGGAGACTATCGTTTCAAAATACTGAG GTTAGGGACCAAACTTTAAGCAGGATAAAGAGTAACATAGAGCTTATGGTAGCCACAAATGGTGGTAACAAGGTGGTTGTTATTCCTCACTCAATGGGTGTTCTGTACTTTTTGCATTTCATGAAGTGGGTTGAGGCACCGGGACCAATGGGTGGTGGGGGTGGGTCAGATTGGTGTGCAAAGCATATTAAAGCTGTAATGAACATTGGTGGACCCTTTCTAGGGGTTCCAAAAGCCATTGCGGGAATTTTCTCAATGGAAGCTAGAGATATTGCAGTTGCCAG GGCTTTCGCACCAGGTGTTTTGGATAAGGATGTTTTTGGCCTCCAAACCTTACAACATATGATGCGAATGACCCGTACATGGGATGCAACCATGTCAATGATACCAAAAGGCGGGGACACTATTTGGGGTGGCCTTGATTGGTCACCTGAAGGATACTGCAATTGTAGTGCGAAGAAGGTGAAGAATAACGATACAATCAGTGCAGTTGAAAAGAGAGTAAACTATGGGAGGATTGTATCATTTGGGAAAGATGTAGCGGAGGCAGATTCCTCCAAGATTGAGATGATCGATTTCAGG GACGCTGTGAAGGGTAATTTCCTTGCAAATGCTACCCAGTGTGATGTATGGACGGAGTACCATGAAATGGGTGTCGGTGGTGTCAAGGCCGTTGCAGATTACAAGGTCTACACAGCTGGATCAATTTTGGATCTCTTTCACTTTGTTGCCCCCAAGCTGATGGCACGTGGGGATAATCATTTTTCTTATGGGATTGCTGACAATTTGGATGACCCAAAATATGAACACTACAAGTATTGGTCGAATCCCCTAGAAACAAA ATTACCAAATGCTCCGGATATGGAGATCTATTCCATGTATGGAGTTGGAATCCCAACAGAGAGAGCATATGTATACAAGTTAACTCCTAGTGCTGAATGCTACATTCCCTTTCAGATAGATACCTCAGCAGAGGGTGGAAGTGAGGACCCTTGTTTAAAAGGTGGAATATATTCCACTGATGGCGATGAAACTGTTCCTGTTCTGAGTGCGGGTTTCATGTGCGCTAAAGGCTGGAGGGGTAAGACCCGATTCAATCCTGCAGGCATCCCTTCTTACATAAGGGAATATGATCATGCCCCTCCGGCTAATCTTCTTGAGGGACGAGGCACCCAAAGTGGTGCTCATGTTGACATAATGGGAAACTTTGCTTTGATCGAGGATGTTTTAAGAGTGGCAGCAGGTGCTACGGGAGAGGAATTGGGCGGAGACAAAGTGCACTCTGATATTTTCAAATGGTCTGAAAGAATCAACTTAGATCTCTGA
- the LOC103415883 gene encoding uncharacterized protein: MVVVNAYEICQEFAFGLWRLWKNRNEVVFKGLHRQPLEVLDLWRKNINEFREATDSVEGDVEAKAKGNHPATARTTPHRQRPKFGTIKINTDAAWCKDSRRAGVGWVGRDFAGVLQAAGGTGTMLCQSAAAAEAIAIRSALSACINHGFNHVIVESDAQKIIQMIRKEVSENFNLDCVLGDIKILARMLTSVTFAFVPMESNQAAHLVAKYVLKEGRDFTWDNIGPTFLFNTLVQDVNLLIRL, encoded by the exons ATGGTTGTG GTTAACGCATATGAGATATGTCAAGAATTTGCTTTTGGATTATGGAGACTATGGAAAAACAGGAATGAAGTCGTCTTTAAGGGGCTGCACCGCCAACCTCTTGAAGTTCTGGATTTATGGCGGAAGAAcatcaatgaatttagggaggCGACAGATAGTGTGGAAGGGGACGTTGAGGCCAAGGCAAAAGGCAACCACCCAGCTACTGCCCGAACTACCCCTCACCGGCAAAGGCCCAAGTTCGGGACCATCAAGATCAATACGGATGCGGCATGGTGCAAGGATTCCCGTCGTGCAGGAGTGGGCTGGGTGGGGAGAGATTTTGCCGGGGTGCTCCAAGCTGCGGGCGGCACCGGTACTATGCTCTGTCAAAGCGCTGCTGCGGCCGAAGCCATAGCGATACGCTCAGCGTTGTCGGCTTGTATTAATCACGGATTCAATCATGTAATTGTCGAATCTGATGCTCAGAAGATCATTCAAATGATCAGGAAGGAAGTGTCTGAAAACTTTAATTTGGACTGTGTTCTTGGCGATATCAAGATACTAGCACGAATGTTGACGTCGGTTACGTTTGCGTTTGTGCCTATGGAGAGCAATCAGGCTGCTCACTTGGTGGCTAAGTATGTGCTAAAGGAAGGTCGTGATTTCACCTGGGATAATATTGGCCCAACTTTTTTGTTTAATACTCTTGTTCAAGATGTAAACCTTTTGATTCGCCTTTAA
- the LOC103450888 gene encoding protein Brevis radix-like 4, translated as MLTCIARPKKLGDNSLSQPEVSDSTNTPASSSTKQQAAIKSLTFQLKDMALKASGAYRHCAPCAGPATAAQSRFKGSGESDADSDRFRWSYRRTGSSSSTTPRTWGKEMEARLKGISSGEGTPNSASGRRVDPVVFVEEREPKEWVAQVEAGVLITFVSLPRGGNDLKRIRFSRDIFNKWQAQRWWADNYDRVMELYNVQRFNRNAFPLPTPRRSEDESSKMESAEASPVTPPLTRERLPRNLYRPTGMAMSYSSSDSLDHHPMQSRHYSDSVGVNSTPKLSSISGTKTETSSMDASIRSSSSRDADRSGELSISNASDMETEWVEQDEPGVYITIRALPGGKRELRRVRFSREKFGEMHARLWWEENRARIHEQYL; from the exons ATGCTGACGTGCATAGCTCGCCCGAAGAAACTCGGCGACAACTCGCTGAGTCAGCCCGAGGTCTCCGACTCCACCAACACTCCGGCTTCCTCCAGTACCAAGCAGCAAGCCGCAATTAAATCGCTCACGTTTCAG CTCAAGGACATGGCATTAAAGGCTTCGGGAGCCTACAGGCACTGCGCCCCCTGCGCGGGGCCGGCGACGGCGGCTCAGAGTCGGTTCAAGGGGAGCGGCGAGTCGGACGCCGACTCGGACCGGTTCAGGTGGTCGTACCGGCGGACCGGGAGCTCGAGCTCGACGACGCCGAGGACTTGGGGGAAGGAGATGGAGGCGAGGCTGAAAGGGATCTCCAGCGGCGAGGGGACGCCGAACTCGGCCAGCGGGCGGCGAGTCGACCCGGTCGTGTTCGTGGAAGAGCGCGAGCCCAAGGAGTGGGTGGCTCAGGTGGAGGCCGGAGTTCTCATCACGTTCGTCTCCCTGCCACGTGGCGGGAACGATCTCAAGCGCATTCGGTTCAG TCGAGATATTTTCAACAAATGGCAAGCTCAGAGGTGGTGGGCTGACAACTATGACAGGGTCATGGAACTTTACAATGTTCAAAGGTTTAACCGGAATGCCTTCCCGCTTCCAACCCCACGAAGATCTGAAGATGAG AGTTCAAAGATGGAATCTGCAGAAGCCAGCCCTGTAACTCCCCCACTAACTAGAGAACGCCTACCTCGCAACTTGTATCGTCCCACAGGGATGGCTATGAGCTACTCATCCTCAGATTCGCTCGATCATCACCCGATGCAGTCCCGCCATTACAGCGATTCAGTTGGTGTCAATTCCACCCCAAAACTCTCCAGCATAAGTGGGACCAAGACAGAGACATCATCCATGGATGCTTCTATCAGAAGTAGTTCGTCAAGGGATGCAGATCGCTCAGGGGAGCTATCAATCAGCAATGCCAGCGATATGGAGACTGAATGGGTTGAACAGGATGAGCCAGGGGTTTACATCACAATCAGAGCATTACCAGGGGGCAAACGGGAGCTTAGACGGGTCAGATTCAG CCGAGAAAAATTTGGGGAGATGCATGCCAGATTGTGGTGGGAAGAGAATCGGGCAAGGATACACGAACAATACTTGTGA